A DNA window from Oryctolagus cuniculus chromosome 21, mOryCun1.1, whole genome shotgun sequence contains the following coding sequences:
- the MYL2 gene encoding myosin regulatory light chain 2, ventricular/cardiac muscle isoform gives MSPKKAKKRAEGANSNVFSMFEQTQIQEFKEAFTIMDQNRDGFIDKNDLRDTFAALGRVNVKNEEIDEMIKEAPGPINFTVFLTMFGEKLKGADPEETILNAFKVFDPEGKGVLKADYVREMLTTQAERFSKDEIDQMFAAFPPDVTGNLDYKNLVHIITHGEEKD, from the exons ATG TCGCCCAAGAAAGCCAAGAAGAGGGCAGAAGGGGCCAACTCCAACGTGTTCTCCATGTTCGAACAGACGCAGATCCAGGAGTTTAAGGAG GCGTTCACCATCATGGACCAGAACAGAGATGGCTTCATCGACAAGAACGACCTGAGGGACACCTTCGCCGCCCTGG ggcGCGTGAACGTGAAAAACGAGGAGATCGACGAAATGATCAAGGAGGCTCCGGGGCCCATCAACTTCACGGTGTTCCTCACGATGTTCGGGGAGAAACTCAAGG GAGCGGACCCCGAGGAGACCATCCTCAACGCGTTCAAAGTCTTTGACCCCGAGGGCAAAGGAGTGCTGAAGGCCGACTA CGTCCGGGAGATGCTGACCACGCaggcagagaggttttccaaGGATGAG ATCGACCAGATGTTCGCCGCCTTCCCGCCGGACGTGACCGGCAACCTGGACTACAAGAACCTGGTGCACATCATCACCCACGGGGAGGAGAAGGACTAG